The following nucleotide sequence is from Ahniella affigens.
TGTGTCAGCGTAGAGCCGCCTTGACTCAGCTCGCCTTGGCTTGCATTGACCCACAGCGCGCGCATCAATCCTTTTGGGTCCACTCCATGATGGCCGTAGAAGTTCTTGTCTTCGACTGCCAAAAGCGTCTGCACGAACAACGGCGGCACTTCGCTCAATTTGACGAGGCGCCGTTCCTGGCGCGACTTTCCGTATAGCGTTGCGATGCGGGCGGGATCGATCAGCGCGGACTCAAGATCGGTGTCAGTGCCGAGTTCGCGGAGCTCATTGACGCGACCACGATTTATGCCAACCAGCAACCGCGATTCGCGATGCCGACCATCGCCGTCGATGAATTCGCGGGTATGGATTTCGAAGGTTTGGTCCCGTAACGAGAACGTGCCGGGCTCGATAACCGGATCGGCCTCGGCATAGCGCGCGGCGGCGAGTTCCAGTTTCAGCGTGGCGAGGTCCATGCGCTGGCCGCGTTCGAGACGAAGGGGGCGTGCAAAGACGCGACTCGGCAGCTCGTACGTCAGGTTGTCGAATCCGGCCTTGACGAGGCGGTCGAGGTACCAGAAGTACGGCAGCGCAAAGCCGAGACCGATGCCCAGCAGCAGCCAGCCGGGAATACGCAGCCAGTGATACAGGATTGCGAGCGCCGGCTGGACCTTGTCTGTCCAAAGGGTTTTATTCAAAAAAGACATACCCGTGAGTTTAGCGAAGGGATTTGCGCGGATGAGGGCGATTTGCTGAATGAGCGAGGCGGCGGCCGGGTGGGTTGGTATCATGAAAGGCTGGTGGACCCATGTTGTTCGGGTCTGACGTGTCGTCCCGGGGCCTTCAGAATTGCTAAATGGGGCCTCTGTCTTGAGTTGGAGCTTCGGAATGAAAGAATTGTTGGCGTCCCTCGCGCTGTCGTGCTGCTTGCCGGTCCTGGCTCAGCCACCCGAACTGGAGTCCTTGTTTGCCAAATCGGTGATGACCAAGGCGCGGTTGTCGCCCAGCGGCTCGCATTTTGCTGCCCTGACCACCATTGAGGGGCGGCAGACGCTGAAAATGCTCGATCTGGAGACGCGAACGCCGTTTTTCGTCAACGGCCCGGATAACGCCGAAATCGCCGATTTCGAATGGGTCAGTGACCAGCGTCTGATATTCACGCTGTCTGATCAAATCGGTGGCGAGAGTGGCTATTTCCCGACTGGCGAATGGCTGGCCATCAACGCCGATGGCAGCAAGCAGAAGTACTTGTTCGGTTTTCGCGGCGAGGATAGCGCCGGCACGCATATCAACAAAGGGACTGCCAGCATGGCCGGTGCCGACATAGTCGACACCTTGGAACAGGACGACCGCTATGTGCTGTTGCAGGTCTACCCATGGGGGTCTGGCGATGCGGTACGCGAGATCATCCGCGTGGACGTGCGCTCGGGCGCGCGCAAGAAGATTGCCCGCATGCCGGCACGCCGTGCCCGGGTATTGGTTGATTCGAACGGCGAACCGCGCATCAGTTTTGCGCCGAACCCGGATGGCGTTTCGACCGACGTGTATGCGCGCACGGCCGACCAGCCAGATTGGTCGCCGCTCAAGCTGAGCGCGCTGGCGGGCAGCGTCGTCCAACCCGTTGCCATGGCACCCGACAACCGGCGGTTTTATGCGACGCTGACGACGAAATCTGGCCCGGATGCATTTGTGCTGGTAGATCCGAGTGCAGACAAGTATGAGCTCCTGGCGCGGCACGACTACGCCGATCCAGCTTACGTGATCGCGACCCGCCGGACGAAAGGCGAGCCCGTGGCGATTGGCTTCGAAGAGGCGACGCCGCTGCTGGCGGCATTGACCGACGGTCCTGAAATTCAGGTTATGGCGGCACTCGGCGGCGCATTCAAAGGCGAACACGCGCGGCTGATCGATGCGGATCGGGAGGGCAAGCGATACTTGGTCGAGGTTTACAGCGAGCGCCGGGAAGGCGACTACTTCCTGTACGACACCGCCACAAAGAAGGCGCAGCTTGTTGGTAGTGCGCGCGCGTCGGTCAAGCCGGACACGCTGGTCGCGAGCCAAGCGATCAGTCTGAAGAGTCGGGATGGGCTAACGCTGCGCGGCTACCTCACGGCCGCCCCGCGCGGAGCCGATGCCCCTAAGCCGCCGATGGTCGTGCTGGTGCATGGCGGCCCTTATGACATCTACGATCAGCGCCACTATGACCCTGAAGTGCAAGCGCTGGCCACGCGCGGCTTTGCGGTGCTGCAGGTGAATTTTCGCGGTAGTGGCGGCTTTGGTCGGGCGTTTCTGGAGGCCGGTTCCAAGCAATGGGGCGGCACGATGCAGGACGACCTGACGGATGCAACGCGTTGGGCGATTGAACAGGGTCATGCCGATCCAAAGCGGATCTGCATCATGGGCGGCAGCTATGGTGCTTACGCCGCCATGATGGGCGCCGCGCGCGAGCCCGAGTTGTATCGCTGTGCCGTTGGCTCGTTTGGTGTTTACGATCTGGCGATGATGTTTGAGAAAGGCGACATTGACGACAGCGAATTCGGGATCAACTACCTGAAGAATCGTCTTGGAGCAAACAAGGAGGGCCTTCGCGATCTGTCGCCGGTGTACCTCGCCGACCAGATCAAGGCGGATGTGATGCTGATTGCCGGTGGCGCCGATACGCGTGCCCCGGAGGCGCACAGCAAAGCAATGCGCAAGGCGCTTGAAGCCCAAGGCAAAACAGTGACGTACTTCAGCAAACCCACAGAGGGGCACGGGTTTGGTGATATCGGCAACCAGATCGAGATGATGACCCAGGTGCTCGACTTCCTGGAGCAGGCCATTGGTGCGGGCGGGGACGCATCCGGCACGCATTGACGCGCGTGTCGCGCCGATGGTGGCGGGGCTGATGCGACTTGTGCTGACGAGGGTTTCAGGTCCGGACGTGCGCCGGACTCGAGACGACGGCAGTGGGACTGGAAGTTCAAAGACCGTCGTGTCGGATCAACCGCCAGCCACGATGACGCTGGCATCCAGAAGCGAATGCGGAGCGGGTGGATCAACCACCACCCGGGCCCGCCCCGCCGCCACGCGTGAGTGCGGCGGGCGATAGCAATTCGGCCAATTCCTCGCGACTCAGGCTGGTCATCTCAGCGGCCACGTCCAATACGGACCGCCCCTCGCGATAGGCGCGCTTGGCGATCTCGGCACCGCGTTCGTAACCAATCTGGGCGTTCAGTGCCGTGATCAGAATCGGGTTTTTCGCCAGCGTGTCATTCAGGCGCGTGACATTGACGGTAAACCCGGCAATGACGCGATCGGCGAGCAGCATGGTCGCTTTGCTCAACAGGTCGATGCTCTGCAGCAGATTGTCGGCGATCAGGGGCAGCATGACGTTCAGTTGAAAATTGCCCGATTGCCCCGCCACGGTAATGGCCATATGCAGTCCCATCACCTGCGCGGCGACCATGCAGACCGCTTCCGGAATGACCGGGTTGACCTTGCCTGGCATGATTGACGAGCCGGGCTGCAGCGCTGGCAGGGCGATTTCTCCAAGTCCCGCCAGCGGGCCGGAATTCATCCAGCGCAAATCGTTGCAGATCTTCATCAGGCTGCACGCGAGCGTGTTCAATTGGCCCGAGAGTTCGACGCACTCATCCTTTGCCGAAATTCCTTCAAAATAGTTATCCGCACTCTCAAATGGCACCGTGCTTTCTGCTGCGAGCAATTCGGCGACTCGCGGACCGAGTCGCGCATCTGCATTGATACCCGTACCCACCGCCGTGCCGCCCAGCGGCAGGCGCGCGACCCGGCGCGCGCTGTCGGCGAGGCGCTCGATATTGCTGCGGACCTGCGCGCACCAACCGAGCAGTTCCTGACCCAGGGTAATGGGCATGGCGTCCATCAAATGGGTGCGCCCGGTCTTGACCGTGTCCAAGTGCTCGGCGGCCCGCTGGTGCAACAGTGATTTCAGGTGCAGCAATGCCGGAATCAATTGGTCGGACACCGCCTCGGCGGCTGCGACTTGAATCGCGGTTGGGACGACGTCGTTCGAGCTCTGGCCGAAGTTCACATGATCATTGGGGTGCACTTTGCGCCCGAGCCGCTGGCTGGCCAAGGTCGCGATGACTTCGTTTGCGTTCATGTTGCTGCTGGTGCCCGAGCCAGTCTGAAACACGTCGATCGGGAAATGCGCCAAATGGCCGCCGGCGCGAATTTCGGCGGCTGCACTCGCAATAGCGAGTGCCATGTCTTGGGGCAGATACCCAAACTCGGCATTGGCGCGCGCGCAGGCAGACTTGATCGCGGCCAGAGCCTGGATAAAGCCGGCCGGCATCGGCCGGCCCGAGACGGGGAAATTCTGCACCGCGCGCTGAGTGGATGCGCCATAGAGCGCCTCAGCTGGCAGCACCATGGGGCCAAAACTATCGTGTTCGATTCGCGTGTTCATGAGCGGACAGACCTGGATGGAGGCCGGGGCAGACGGCCGGGCAAGGTCTTCTAGTATTGCATGCGGGTGGTTGCCGGCCGGAGTCGTTGGATGCTTTGCGCCACGCTTTTCGGGAGACCACAAGACCGCGCTATGCTTCCGCTTTCTGTGAATCAGGATTGGACCTATGTGGTATGCCATTGTCGGCGAAGATCGCGAGAACAGTCTGGCTGATCGCCTCGCAGCCCGTCCGGCCCATGTGGCCCGGTTGAATGCATTGAAGGACGAGGGGCGCTTGCTGCTTGCGGGGCCGTTTCCGGCGATCGACAGCGACGACCCGGGTCCTGCCGGATTTACCGGGAGCCTGATCGTGGCCGAGTTTGCCAGTCTGGCGGACGCGGAGGCTTGGGCCGCGGCGGATCCGTATGTCGCGGCCGGGGTGTATGCATCGGTTCGTGTGCGCCCATTTCGAAAGGTGCTGCCATGAACGACGAGCGCCTTGCCGCCATGCGCGAGCGCCTGGAATCGGCGCTGGCTCCCGAGTTCCTCGACATTATTGATGACAGTCACAAGCATGTGGGCCATGCCGGTGCCCGCGATGGCCGGGGCCATTTCACGGTCCGGATTCGCGCCAAGGCCTTGGCGGGTCAAGCCATGCTGGCGCAACACCGCGCCATCTATGCGGCGCTCGGCACGATGATGGAGACCGATATCCACGCGCTGGCGATCAAGGTGCTCGGGCCCGAGGCCTGATCGGGAGTGGTGGTTCCGGATCGGATTCATGAACCAATTCCGTGCCCTGGCTGGACAAATCGGCCAAACCCGCCTACATTGCGCGTCACGCCGCCCGGTCAGTCTGCCGGCGCGCCGCGCCTCCCCGACTGCCTGAACAAACGCGTTGCGACATGCAGGGCGGGGGTCTGCCGTTAGGATCGTCCGTCCGAGCGCCTCTGGCGTCCGACTGGTTTCGTGAGTTCGTTGACCCAATGTCCGAAGAGCTAGACGCGGCCCCTTCAGCCCCTGTGTTGAAAACGCCGCCAGTGCAAACTGAAATGCCCTTGGCGATGGTGCGGGGTGAGCCGGTGCTCACCATGCCGCAGGACCTCTACATTCCGCCGGATGCCCTGGAAGTCATCCTGGAGGCATTTGAAGGCCCGCTCGACTTGCTGTTGTACCTGATCCGCCGGCAGAACCTGGAAATCCTCGACATTCCGATCGCCGAAATCACCCGGCAGTACATGGAATACATCGAGCTGATGAAGGACATCAAACTCGAACTCGCCGCCGACTACCTCGTGATGGCCGCAATTCTGTGCGAAATCAAGTCGCGGCTCCTGCTGCCCCGGCCGGTCAACGAGGTTGGTGAAGAGGAAGACCCGCGCGCCGACTTGGTGCGCCGCCTGCAGGAATACGAGCGGTTCAAGAAAGCTGCCGAAGATATCGACCGGCTGCCGCGCGAGGGCCGAGACTTCTACCGAGTCGATGCCCATGTCGTCGAGCGCAACACCATTTCGGTGCCGCCACCGGTCGAAATGCGCGAGTTGTTGCTTGCCCTGAAAGACGTGATGAAGCGGGCCGAGTTGTTCGGCCGCCACAACATCAAGCGCGAGGCGCTTTCGGTGCGCGCGCGCATGAGCGAAGTCCTGACGCGCGTCAGCGACGGTGAGTTCATCGAGTTCACCCAACTGTTTACGGTGGAAGAGGGCAGGCTCGGCGTGGTGGTGACCTTTCTGGCCATTCTCGAATTGGCCAAGGAAAACCTGCTCGAAATCACCCAGAACGAATCGATGGCGCCCATCTACGTGCGCGCCAAAACCAGTGAAGCCCCGATTCAGGAAACGGCCGCGCTACCAAGCGTGGTGGAGCCCGAAACATGATGTCAGTAGTCCAACACGAAAACGAGCATGATGTGCCGGCCGTTAGTGAGCCCAACACCGCGCCGGAACCGGTGCGCGCCGAAGGCGAATCCGTCGTCAATCTCGAAGCCGAAATCGAAGCCCAGGATGTATTTTCCGATCAGCCGGTGCATGCGGCGCCAGCGCCGACCGAACTCGCCGAACTGAAACCTTTGCTGGAAGCCATCCTGATGGCGGCCGGTCGGCCGATGACAGTTGAGCATCTGCATGACTTGTTTGGCGAAAAGCAGTCGCCGGGCAAGGAACGGATTC
It contains:
- a CDS encoding alpha/beta hydrolase family protein — encoded protein: MKELLASLALSCCLPVLAQPPELESLFAKSVMTKARLSPSGSHFAALTTIEGRQTLKMLDLETRTPFFVNGPDNAEIADFEWVSDQRLIFTLSDQIGGESGYFPTGEWLAINADGSKQKYLFGFRGEDSAGTHINKGTASMAGADIVDTLEQDDRYVLLQVYPWGSGDAVREIIRVDVRSGARKKIARMPARRARVLVDSNGEPRISFAPNPDGVSTDVYARTADQPDWSPLKLSALAGSVVQPVAMAPDNRRFYATLTTKSGPDAFVLVDPSADKYELLARHDYADPAYVIATRRTKGEPVAIGFEEATPLLAALTDGPEIQVMAALGGAFKGEHARLIDADREGKRYLVEVYSERREGDYFLYDTATKKAQLVGSARASVKPDTLVASQAISLKSRDGLTLRGYLTAAPRGADAPKPPMVVLVHGGPYDIYDQRHYDPEVQALATRGFAVLQVNFRGSGGFGRAFLEAGSKQWGGTMQDDLTDATRWAIEQGHADPKRICIMGGSYGAYAAMMGAAREPELYRCAVGSFGVYDLAMMFEKGDIDDSEFGINYLKNRLGANKEGLRDLSPVYLADQIKADVMLIAGGADTRAPEAHSKAMRKALEAQGKTVTYFSKPTEGHGFGDIGNQIEMMTQVLDFLEQAIGAGGDASGTH
- a CDS encoding class II fumarate hydratase, yielding MNTRIEHDSFGPMVLPAEALYGASTQRAVQNFPVSGRPMPAGFIQALAAIKSACARANAEFGYLPQDMALAIASAAAEIRAGGHLAHFPIDVFQTGSGTSSNMNANEVIATLASQRLGRKVHPNDHVNFGQSSNDVVPTAIQVAAAEAVSDQLIPALLHLKSLLHQRAAEHLDTVKTGRTHLMDAMPITLGQELLGWCAQVRSNIERLADSARRVARLPLGGTAVGTGINADARLGPRVAELLAAESTVPFESADNYFEGISAKDECVELSGQLNTLACSLMKICNDLRWMNSGPLAGLGEIALPALQPGSSIMPGKVNPVIPEAVCMVAAQVMGLHMAITVAGQSGNFQLNVMLPLIADNLLQSIDLLSKATMLLADRVIAGFTVNVTRLNDTLAKNPILITALNAQIGYERGAEIAKRAYREGRSVLDVAAEMTSLSREELAELLSPAALTRGGGAGPGGG
- a CDS encoding YciI family protein yields the protein MWYAIVGEDRENSLADRLAARPAHVARLNALKDEGRLLLAGPFPAIDSDDPGPAGFTGSLIVAEFASLADAEAWAAADPYVAAGVYASVRVRPFRKVLP
- a CDS encoding BolA family protein encodes the protein MNDERLAAMRERLESALAPEFLDIIDDSHKHVGHAGARDGRGHFTVRIRAKALAGQAMLAQHRAIYAALGTMMETDIHALAIKVLGPEA
- a CDS encoding segregation and condensation protein A; protein product: MSEELDAAPSAPVLKTPPVQTEMPLAMVRGEPVLTMPQDLYIPPDALEVILEAFEGPLDLLLYLIRRQNLEILDIPIAEITRQYMEYIELMKDIKLELAADYLVMAAILCEIKSRLLLPRPVNEVGEEEDPRADLVRRLQEYERFKKAAEDIDRLPREGRDFYRVDAHVVERNTISVPPPVEMRELLLALKDVMKRAELFGRHNIKREALSVRARMSEVLTRVSDGEFIEFTQLFTVEEGRLGVVVTFLAILELAKENLLEITQNESMAPIYVRAKTSEAPIQETAALPSVVEPET